A single region of the Labrus bergylta chromosome 10, fLabBer1.1, whole genome shotgun sequence genome encodes:
- the cyp1b1 gene encoding cytochrome P450 1B1: MVVTLEGKNAGTLQALLLVCVTLFFSLHLLRWLRQRPSRLPPGPFAWPVIGNAAQLGKAPYLYFARMAQKYGNVFRVKLGCRTVVVLNGDSIKHALVKNGPDFSGRPDFTSFQYVSNGDSLAFGTSTDLWKMHRKVAQSTIRMFSTGNPQTKRTFEYHILGEVRELLQLFVRKTQEERFFQPMAYLVVSTANIMSAVCFGKRYSYEDEEFRQVVGRNNQFTKTVGAGSIVDVMPWLQYFPNPIKTIFDNFKKLNLEFYTFIRDKVVEHRKTIESSSIRDMTDAFIVALDQRRDTSGLSSGKDYVSSTMGDIFGASQDTLSTALQWIILIMVKYPEVQERIQQEVDRVVDRSRLPSVEDQLKLPYVMAFIYEVMRFTSFIPLTIPHSTTTDASFMGYIIPKNTVVFINQWSINHDPAIWSQPETFNPQRFLDLSGALNKDLTSSVLIFSLGKRRCIGEDLSKMQLFLFTALIAHQCHITGDPTRPPKNDFEYGLTLKPCAFSIAVSLREDMKLLDAAARQAKEVS; the protein is encoded by the exons ATGGTTGTTACACTGGAGGGGAAAAATGCAGGGACCCTTCAGGCCCTGCTACTGGTTTGTGTGaccctctttttctccctccacCTGTTGCGGTGGCTACGGCAGCGCCCGAGCCGCCTCCCGCCCGGTCCCTTCGCCTGGCCAGTCATCGGGAACGCTGCGCAACTTGGCAAAGCACCGTACTTGTATTTTGCGCGAATGGCACAGAAATACGGGAACGTCTTTCGGGTTAAACTCGGATGCCGAACCGTGGTGGTGCTGAACGGGGACTCTATCAAGCATGCTCTAGTCAAGAATGGACCCGACTTCTCCGGGAGACCGGATTTCACTTCTTTTCAGTACGTCTCCAACGGGGACAGCCTCGCGTTTGGCACCAGCACGGACTTGTGGAAGATGCACCGCAAAGTGGCGCAGTCCACAATCCGCATGTTCTCCACCGGGAACCCGCAAACCAAGAGGACTTTCGAGTATCACATTCTCGGGGAGGTCAGGGAGCTCCTGCAGTTGTTTGTGAGGAAGACGCAGGAGGAGCGCTTCTTCCAGCCCATGGCATACCTTGTGGTGTCCACAGCCAACATCATGAGCGCGGTGTGCTTCGGGAAGAGGTACTCGTATGAGGACGAGGAGTTTCGGCAGGTGGTGGGCAGGAACAACCAGTTCACCAAGACTGTAGGTGCAGGGAGTATAGTGGACGTGATGCCCTGGCTGCAGTATTTCCCAAACCCCATCAAGACCATTTTTGACAACTTCAAGAAGCTCAACCTGGAGTTCTACACTTTCATCCGAGATAAAGTGGTGGAACACAGAAAAACCATCGAGTCCAGCAGCATCCGGGACATGACGGACGCTTTTATTGTGGCGCTGGACCAACGGAGAGATACAAGTGGACTCTCATCAGGGAAGGACTACGTGTCCTCCACTATGGGGGACATATTCGGAGCGAGTCAAGACACCCTGTCAACGGCGCTGCAGTGGATCATCCTCATAATGGTCAA GTATCCTGAGGTGCAGGAGCGTATCCAGCAGGAGGTGGACAGGGTGGTGGACCGTAGCCGGCTGCCTTCGGTGGAGGACCAGTTGAAGCTGCCTTACGTCATGGCATTCATCTACGAGGTGATGCGCTTCACCAGTTTCATTCCGCTCACCATCCCACACTCCACCACCACCGACGCCTCCTTCATGGGCTACATAATACCCAAGAACACGGTGGTCTTCATCAACCAGTGGTCCATCAACCATGACCCGGCCATCTGGTCCCAACCAGAGACCTTTAACCCACAGCGCTTCCTGGATTTGAGCGGAGCACTGAACAAGGACCTGACCAGCAGCGTGCTCATCTTCTCGCTGGGGAAGAGGCGCTGCATCGGGGAGGATCTGTCCAAAATGCAGCTGTTCCTCTTCACGGCCCTGATCGCCCACCAGTGCCACATCACCGGGGACCCAACCAGGCCACCCAAAAATGACTTTGAGTACGGCCTGACACTGAAACCTTGCGCCTTCTCCATCGCAGTGTCTCTGCGGGAAGACATGAAGCTGCTGGACGCAGCTGCCAGACAGGCCAAGGAGGTCTCATGA